TCTGATGATCAACGCGTAGGATACGAATGGTGCCATCAGAGGAGTCGGTGTGGACAAAGTAGTAGTTGCCGGCACCATCGATCACCAGATTGGATGGGTCATTCAAAATCAGGTCAGTAATTAACATTCCGTTTGCAGGGGTTACCATTCCGCCAGCACCTGCGAGGATTGTGATGGTTTCGCTATCAGCGGTGGTGTAGTTTTCCGTTGTGATTTCATCGGGAGTATTTGAGACTCCGACACGCAAACGGTACTGCTGCCCTGGAGTTAAAGGGTTAGCAAATTCGAGAACGGTGACATCGGAAAGGGGATCATAAGTGGCGGTATAGGTCAGGGGATCAATGGGGGTATCTGTTGACGTATCAATTACCTGATAGAATCTGGAATCGTTTGCGAGATCTGGATTCAGGTCGTCATCGTTGAAGTAAATAAGAATCTGATCATTTTTAGCGACGAAGTCGCCTTGAGCACGCGAAAATGCCGCGTTGTTGGAATCAACTAATGAAAATCCAATGGCAGGTGTGAATGAATTGCCTGAGATCTGGATTTCTGCGCCATTCTGAAAAGTGGTGATGTAGCCATCCATCACCAGGTTAGATAAATTAATGGCATCGTTGATTGCTGTTGCAACATCAGTAGGGGAATCAGTGGGGGTGTAGATAACCTGAATATTCGAAGGGTCATTCAGGCCATCTCCGTTCAGATCCATTTCGAAGGTTGTTTGAGCTCCACCAACACTAATGGTGATTAAGTCACCATCGTTGATGTCAGCAACATCATCTACCGTCAGGTTCTGGCCACGCAATATCGGTTGAGAAACGACGGCGACAACTTTCGCACCCAGGTCGAGTTCAAAGTTGATGACTTGATCAACGCCATCCTGGAATGCTTCGCCATTCTGATTAAGTAATGGAGTCACACCAGTGCCGAAGATTGTAATCTGATAGTTGTCATCAGGCAGCGATTCGGCAAACCGCACGATGACTTCGTTTGCCTCATCGCCAATACCAATGTAGCCAGGTTGGATGACGACTTCATTACCATCATCAAAGGTCCCATCCAGACCACTGCGTACGAATTGAATCCCACCAAGTGAGGCTGCATCGATTTGCTGCCCAGGCGAAAATTTAAATGTGAATTCGTTGGGCGCTTCGTTATAAACTTCCCCATCAGTCAGGGAAAGATCGATATTCGGTTCGATATTTACCAAAGAAGCACCGGCCAGAAGTGTTCGATCTTCAAGCTGCTCGACCGTGGAATAGGTGCTGGCCAAACGACGCGACTTCTGTCGGTCTTGACGTTTTTTCTGGCCTCGACGGAGACAGTTCAACAAAGAAATCTGTTGAAGAATTGACGACACGAAGGATTGACGGCCCACTACCATGGTTTCAGTCTCTCTAGCAAATTGGTACGAGAATCGTAGATCGGGATTCTAGACGTTTAGATTGGCCAAAAATATTATCGGTTTTCTTACAAATTATTACAAATGCAGAATCAAACCTTTTTGATAATATGGATTATCCCAAATAGTTTATAAATGTTAAATAAGCTAAAATAGTGAATGTGAGTAGTCAATATAAATCTACTCAGATAAAGGGTTATCTCTCTAAAAACAGTTGTTGTGTGTTGGTGATTTTGGGAAACACATTTTGTTCATAAGTACACTTACATGGCCATAAGATACTATTTAGCAATAGGATGAGTTAAATTCTCTGAGTCTACTTTTCATCAAAGCATATTAGTTTTGTCTTTGGTAGATGCTTCCAAACAGACTTTGTAATGTATGTATACATCTCCTTAGAGATTCTTCTTAGCTCTGGGTGAGACGTATCGTTTTTCAAAATCTAACTGTCTATTTCGATGATCCTTCCTAAAAAAGGCATGATTATCACTCATCAATTGTCCTTTAGACCAACTTCCAATTTAGATTGAGGTAGGGTAAACTTATTTCTGAATTATAGATGTAAGTTATTTAATATGAGATGCTTATGGGGATGTAGTCTATATGGTCAAACCGTTAGTTGTGATCAATATTGTGGGACTTACCCATGCGATGTTGGGAGATCAAACACCACATCTGGCGCGTTTGGCAGATCAGGGGTTTTCTAAGCCTATGGGCACTGTCTTGCCGGCAGTCACATGTTCCGCTCAGTCGACGCTACTGACAGGGCTTTTGCCTCGTGATCATGGTGTGGTCGCCAATGGTTGGTATTTCCGCGAACTTTCTGAAGTGATGTTCTGGAAGCAGTCGAATAAGCTGGTTCATGGTGAGCGCGTTTATGAGGCAGCAAAACACATAAAACCTGATTATACCACAGCGAAAATGTTCTGGTGGTATAACATGTATGCCCCCGTCGAATGGTCTGTTACTCCAAGGCCAAGTTATCCAGCCGATGGACGAAAAGTCTTTGATTCTTACAGTCAGCCAGAAAGTCTGAAAGACGAACTACAGTCAGAACTGGGAGTCTTCCCGCTATTGAAATTCTGGGGGCCTGGTGCGGATATTTCCAGTTCGCGTTGGATTGTCGATGCTTCGATTCAAGTGTTCCAGGATAAGAAACCAGACCTCACATTAGTTTATTTACCACACCTCGACTATAACCTCCAGCGGTTGGGAGTGAATGACTCTTCTATTAATCAGGACATTAGAGACATCGATCACGAGGCCGGACGCTTAATTCAAGTAGCTCAAAATGCTGGTGCTGAGGTCGTCGTACTTTCGGAGTATGCGATTACCGATGTTTCAAAACCGATTCATATTAATCGCATTTTGCGGGAACACGGCTGGTTACAGGTCAGGAAGGAAGCCTTGGGCTGGGAGACACTTGACTGTGGCGCATCTGCCGCTTTTGGCGTTGCTGATCATCAACTGGCTCATGTGTATATCGAAAACCCTCATCAAATTTCGGACGTCAAATCTTTGCTTGAAAAAGTTGATGGCATCGAAATGGTGCTTGATCAGAGTCAACAAGTCGAATTTGGAATCGACCACGCACGGTCTGGTGAACTTGTGGTTGTGGCAGCTCCGGGGGCTTGGTTTACCTATTATTTTTGGCTTGATGATCGTGTTGCCCCCGATTATGCACGTACCGTAGACATTCATCGCAAGCCAGGATACGACCCGGTTGAACTCTTTATTGATCCACAGATTCGGTTTCCAAAATTGCGAATCGCACGCCGATTAGCCCAGAAAAAATTAGGTTTTCGCTATTACATGGATTTGACTAGCCTGGATGCAAACCTAGTAAAAGGCAGTCATGGTCGATTACCTACACCGGGGAAAGAAGAGACCGAAGCGCCGGTATTCATCAGCTCTTCAAAAATGATTGAACGGGATGAGATTCCAATGACAGTTGTTAAAGAACTGCTGTTGGAATTGCAGTTTGGTAAATAAGAGCCCATTTTCGGTGATTCAAATGTGCTTCAGGTACCTCTTTGATCGAGATCCAAAGCATCAAAATCCAATCCTGAAAACTTTGCCCCCCAATGACGCTATGCTTCCCAGATTGACAAGATCGGCATTGACTCAAACTCAGGTTCTGATGATGATTCCGCAGCCTGTGATGATTACAGATCACATTAACTGAACTGGATTTATAACAACATCTGAAACGCCTGATTTATGTCCTATCATTTAATCAATACTATTCAAAAATTAGGTCATCCCAAGATTCTGGTACTGGGTGATTTGATTCTGGATCGATATACCTGGGGAAATGCAGAACGGATCAGCCAGGAAGCACCTGTAATTCTGTTGCGGGAAGATACTCAAGAAGTTCGGCTGGGAGGGGCAGCGAATGTTGCCAATATGCTGATCGGTCTTGAATCGGAAGTAACAATGGCAGGGGTGACTGGCACCGATATGGATGGAACTGTCGTCAGGGATGAGCTCATCGAGAAAGGCATTGATTGCACGGCAATCGTTGCTGATGCCAGCCGTCCAACTACTGTCAAACAACGATTTATGGGGCGCGCTCAACAGCGGCACCCACATCAGATCCTGCGTGTCGATCGCGAAGTAAATACACCCCTTGATCAAACAACAACAGATACATTACTCAATATCATTTTGCCAATGATTCCAGATCATCAGGCCATTCTGGTTAGTGATTACGCGAAAGGAGTCTGCACTCCCAAAATCTTAGCCACGGTGTTGGAAGAAGCGAGACGAGTCGGAGTTCCTGTGATCGTTGATCCTTGCCCTGGTCGTGAATACCAGATTTATTCTGGCGCGACGGCGATCACCCCTAATCGACTGGAAACATCGCGGGCCGTTGGCTTTGAAGTGAAATCAAAAGACGATGCATTTCGTGCTGGCAAAAAATTATGCCATGACCTGAATCTGGAGTATGTGTTTGTTACACTTGACAGTGACGGCATTGCATTAACCCAGTCAGATGGTACTACCGAACTATTGCCGACACGTAAGCGCGAAGTGTATGACATTACTGGTGCTGGTGACATGGTCCTGGCTACGATTGGTGTCGGGAGCGCTGCAGGAATCGCTCCTGCAGATCTGGCGCGTCTGGCCAATGTTGCCGGCGGTCTGGAAGTGGAACAGATTGGTGTCGTCACAATCAGTCGTGAGGAGATGCTGGCTGACCTCCTGATGGGATCGCGGGTTACCAGCGAAAAAGTACTTCCTCTGGAAGAGTTGCAGCGGCATATACAAGCCCGTCAAAAACTGGGACAGAAGGTCGTGCTCACAAATGGGTGTTTTGATGTGATGCATGTCGGGCATGTTTCCTATCTGGAGCAGGCAGCCGCTGAGGGAGATTGTCTGATCGTTGCCGTCAACAGTGACGATAGTGTCCGAACCTTAAATAAAGGCCCCGATCGCCCGATCTTTGGCCAGACGCATCGGGCATCGATGCTGGCTGCCTTAGAGGGCATTGATTACGTTATCATTTTTGATGAAACAACGCCTTGTGAGTTAATTCAGCAACTCAAGCCGGATTTACTGGTCAAAGGCGGAACGTATGAAAAAGAAGAAATCGTTGGTTGGGAGATCGTTGAGGCTTATGGCGGCGAAGTCAAAGCCCTTGGAGTCACTCCCGGAATTTCTACAACTCAAGTTCTCGGAATCATTCGCAGCAATCAGGAAACAGAATCTGCTGCCTCTTCTTCCAATTCCCCCATTGAACCTCCGAAACGAAAAGCCGGATGAAAATTGCAGTATTTTTACCAAATTGGATTGGTGATGCTGTGATGGCAACACCGGCACTGCGGGCGATTCGACATCAGTATCCGGATGCTGAAATTGTGACGATTCAGAGACCGTATGTCGCAGATGCCTTAGACGGTTTAGATTTGGTTGATCGTACCATCTCCTTAAAAAGTGGTCAAAATCTTGTCTCCCGTTTGCAACTTTTACAGCAGCTCAGACGCGAGCGATTTGACTTATCAATTCTGTTTCCCAATTCATTTCGTAGTGCCTGGCTCGCATTTTTAGCGGGGATTCCGCGGCGAGTTGGCATTAATCGTGACGGACGTGGTTGGTTGTTAACAGATGCGATTCCAGCCAGAGACAAACAGACGCCTCATCCCGCGATTGACGAATACCTGCGGATTGCCACCTTCCTGGTTGAAGAAGCTCAAACTGATTCAGAGGTCTCTCTGCCTCTCTCCCGAACGATGGAACTGGCAGTGACCGAGGCAGATCAGAAACGTTGGAAAGCATTTCTAGATCAACAGTCCGCTGAATTCAAGAGTCGACCTTTGATCTGTTTGAATCCCGGTGGTGCATTCGGAGCTGCCAAGCATTGGCCCACGGCGCATTTTGGGGAACTGGCTGAGCGAATTGCAAACGAATTGGATCGGTCCGTATTAGTCGTTTGCGGCCCAGCTGAAAAAACAGAGGCGCTGCAGATTGTAGAACAGGCCAACCATCATTTGGTGACATCTCTGGCGGCGGAACCACTTCATTTAGGACTGACAAAAGCGGCAATTCAACAGGCCGAGTTGCTGGTCACAACCGACTCTGGGCCACGGCATTTTGCAGCTCCCTTTCAAGTGCCCGTTGTGACACTGTTTGGTCCCACTCATATTTTGTGGAGTGAAACCTATTATGACCGTGGTTTGCATTTACAGCTGGATCTGGACTGCGGACCTTGCCAGCAGCGAGTGTGTCCCTTAGGGCACCATCGTTGTATGAAAGATCTCCGAGCAGACCAGGTCTTTCGAGCAGTCGTTTCCCTCTTGGATCAGCAGAACAAAAAAGCGGCTTGAAGCGAAATCAGGCGGCCCATGAGGGATCCTGGTTCTGCAAATGGTCACTACGTTCGATCTCTTGAATTGCCAGACTCTGCCCGGCTCGGCTCTCTAAGTAGACTATCTGCCAGGCCATCAGAGGAATAATTCCCAGTGGTAGCAGGGCGGGCGACCAGGAAGCCACCGGCAGGAGCAGGCGTTCGACTCCTCCTGTACCCAGGGGGATCAGCATCAGCCAGGCGATTGCCGCTAATGATGGATAGCAGTGTTCCTTAAGGCTGACTATGAGCGCCCAACTCGCAATTGGGGCGGCGAGCAGGAAAGTTAGTCTTTCTGTTCCGGGACCAGCCAGCAACTGCCAGCAAACCCAGGTCATGAGAACGCCTGTGAAATATGCCTCGGGTGTACGCGCGATTGTAGCCAATCTAAGACACCAGAATAAAGCAAGTCCGGCTAATCCCAGTTGCAGAATGGTATAAACTCGATCATCCACATACGTTCCAAAGTGCTCGGCAATGGTGTAAGCATCGCGTAGTCCTGCTTGCCTGAGTGTTCTGTAAGGTCCCGTGAGTAAAGCATACCAGTCCTGGTATTGTTGCAGCACAACAGGCAAGGGACGCGTTAAGAAGGGAGGCACAACCAGAATTGCGCCAGCGGCGGCAAATCGCACTGAGAGCTGTCTGGGGAAGCGAGCCATTAACAACAACGCCAGGGCGGCAGGCCAAAGTTTGATATGGACGGCAGCGGCCAGCAGAAAAGCGGCTGCCCACCAACGCTCTTTTTTCAGAGAGACCACCGCGAAAACTGCTAACGCGAAAACAAGTGAGTTACTTTGAGCCGACCAGATGGCACGCGTGCAGCCTGCCAGACTGAGTGTTAGAAAACAGGCTTCTTGAAATTTCGTCCACTCTCCCGGAAAGATTTCTTTGACTAATAAGCGTAGCGCAAAAACCAGCAAAACAATATTCAGCGCAGACCAGAGAATGCCACCCAGGGTGGCAGGCAGAATTGCAAAGGGAGAAAAAGCCAACGCAAACGTCGGGCTATATCGAAAACCCGTCTTCTGGGTTTCATTATCGTACAAGCTGTGGTCAGCCCACCAGTTAATTGAAGAATCGGCAAAGCAGGGGTATACCGATTTTTTCTCTGGCTGGACGACAAATTTCACGCTCACCGCGATCCAGAGCACCGCCCAGAGAATCAAAGCTCGTTTGAGCCAGATTTTGCCGGATGCTTCTTCGACCTGGGGTGATTTGAAAAACAATGATTTTTGTTCGAATGAACTCATGTCAGACCTGAGAAAAGAGTGTCTTACATGGAAAGACAAAAGAGCCTTGGAAAAGTAAGCTTACAACAGGTGCTTTTATTGCTTTTAGTCAATCGGAGCAAGATCAATCATTCAGTGGCCCTGTTTCTCGGGTCGAACTTTGAAGTTGTTTTCGCAATTTCTGAAAAAGGAGTTTACGCTGCCTGCGCGGGATTGAATTAACGGCAGAACGTATACAAATGATTTGCAGTGAAGTCGGGAGCGGGATTCGTTCGTGAATGGGCTGAATGGCCAGCCGGTCGAGCATATATACGATGGCAGTGAGTGGGGACAGGCAGTTACGGATTCCGACAGGGTCAATCAGCCAGAGGGTTGGTTTTTGTTGAACTTGATTCGCGGGTTTGACGACCACGTTTTCCAATTTCAAATCGCGATGTCGTAAATGAGTTGACGCAAGTTTTCGAACAATCTCTCCCAGCTCTCTGGCGATCAAACATTGTTCGGCATGAGAGTAACTTTCGCCAGAATTTAACAGGTCAAATACGGTAGCCCCTTCGATAAATGGCATTTCCAATTGAAAAAAATCTCCGGCACGATAAACGGGAGTCACAGGTTGAGGGGTATTGATGCCAGCGGTCAATAATTTCCAGGCACCCGAAATCTGACGTTGAGGTTGTGACTGTTTGAAAAGTGATTTCCAGCGGAGTTTCCAGGAGATCGGCCAGCGTTTCAGAGTTGTCAGGCCACGTTCAGGAATATCGATCAGCCATACGGAACGTAAGTCTTCTTCTTTAAGACAGCGAATTGTCGTATAAGTGGCACTGTCATCGAACAATTTGAAGCGGAAATGTTCTTCGCGATGGAAATCAGACAATTTCACCGGGGCTTTTCATGATTTTGTCGATTGCCCTTTTCGGAACGGCAGAATCCTGCCAAACTCTTGGCAATCTTTATGGAAAAAGGGGAGTTGATCATACTAGTATGCATCAATCAGGTACCCTCTTTTAACAGGATCGCGCACGGTTGACAATCTTGAATATTGTCCAACTTTCCTGTTAGGTGTAGCGAATTCGTAATGTAGTAAAAAAGTCAACTTTATGTCGTTATCGATTATAGTCATTGTCAAGAACGAGGAATCATCGATCCGGGATTGCCTGGCGTCGGTCGTCTGGGCGGATGAAATCATTGTATTAGATTCCGGCAGCACCGATCAGACCGTTGGAATTTGTAAAGAATACACAGACAAAGTCTATGAAACGGACTGGCCTGGTTTCGGCCCGCAGAAAAACAGGGCTCTCGAATATGCGACCAAAGAGTGGGTGCTTTCGATCGATGCAGACGAGCGAATTTCATACGATCTGCAAACAGAAATCAAACGTGTGATCCAGATGCCCAAGCGGTATGATGCCTATTCCATGCCTCGGCGTTCTAATTACTGTGGCCGCTACATGAAACACAGCGGTTGGTGGCCAGACCGCGTCGTGCGTTTGTTTCGAAGAGGGAAAGCGCATTTCAGTGATGACCTGGTTCACGAACGAATCATCGTGGAAGGCAAAACCGGAAAATTAAAAGAGCCGATCATTCACGAATCGTTATTGACCATCGAGCAGGTCTTAAACACCATGAATTCGTATTCCACCGCTGGTGCAAAAATGATGGCCGAGGAGCATCAAACTGCAGGCTTGTGTAAAGCGATCCTGCATGGTTTGTGGACCTTTCTCCGAACCTATTTCTTCCGTGCCGGTTTTCTGGATGGCAAGGAAGGATTCATGCTGGCGATTTCGAATGCTGAGGGAACGTATTATCGGTATCTGAAACTGATGGTGATCAATCGCGAGAATCAGAAAGAAGTCTGATCGTTCCATGCCTGGACTAGCTGTCATTATTACGACTTACAACTGGCCGGCTGCATTGGAAGCCGTGCTGGCTGGTTATCTCTCGCAACAGCGGCCTCCCGATGAATTGATTGTTGCCGACGATGGATCAACACAGGAAACAAGAACCGTCATTGATACGTTTCGGGATCAGGCACCGTTTCCCGTTAAGCATGTCTGGCATGCAGACGAAGGATTTCGCGCAGGTGCCATTCGGAATCGGGCAATCCAGAATTCAGAAGCAGACTATATTGTTTTCACTGACGGCGATTGTATTCCCGCACCCTGGTTTCTCCAGCAGCATCAGCGACTGGCCGACCAAGGCTGGTTCCTGTCAGGGAATCGGGTTTTGCTGTCACAACATTTTTCGCAGGAAGTGCTAGAGGAAAAGATCCCCATTCATACCTGGAATCGGCTGCAGTGGTTTCAGGCCCGCCGTCGCAAACAGATAAACCGGCTGCTGCCGTTATTCAAAATTCCCTTGGGACGCTGGTATCGGCGACGTCTGGCGAAAGCATGGGAAGGCGCCAAAACCTGTAACCTGTCTGCCTGGAAAGAGGATCTTCTGGCCGTCAATGGGTTTGATGAAGATTACACCGGTTGGGGCATGGAAGATTCTGACTTGGTACTGCGGTTGATCAGAAACGGCGTTTATCATCAGGATGCCCGGTTTGCTGCCCCCGTATTTCACTTATGGCACCCGGAAAATTCGCGTGACCAACTGGAAGAAAATCAACGTCGGCTACAGCAGTTGATAGATACCGACCGCATTCAAGCCAGAGTGGGCATTGAACAGGCTTCAGCAGGGTGAAGCATTCCTGAAAGGGAATCTCCAGACTATTCTGTACGGAATATCTCAACGAAGAATGCACCGCGTGAAACACCGTTGCCTTCATCGAGCCAGGTCTGCAGTTTTTTCTGGCCTTTGGTTAGCTCAACCGTGAAGGTTGTAGACAGGTCTCCCTCTGCCACTTTTTGTTCCAGTTTCTGGTCTCCGATTTGAATGCGGGCGATCCCTTTCTTCAGCGAATGGTGAGCAGATTCCGGGCGAGAACGAAGCGTGACTTCATAAGTCCCCGGCTGTGTCACATCAACAATCCAGAAACCATTGGCGATCGGGTTTTTGGCGATCAACTTGTGATTCCACGGGACCTGTTCGATTGGCGCGTGCCAGTCGTGGCAGGTCAGATGGGAAGGGTTTTCAGCCTGTGCGCCAAGACCAATTGCGACATAGCGACTGAACTTTGGGGTGAGACTGTCCCACCATTTTTCATATTCGGCAGTGAGGTATTTGACAACGCCCGGGTATTCGGCTGCGACATTTTTAATCTGCCCCGGGTCCGCCTGAATATCATACAGTTCTTTTTCATTCACCAGTCGCCAGCGATCGGTCATGACGGCTGATTTTCGCCACTTTTCGGGGGTTTCGATTCGTTGTGAGTGCACAATCAAGGTGCGCTTTCGCAGCTCTTCTTTTTTTCCATTTAGAATTGGAACCAGGCTGGTGCCGTCCAGTTTCAATTCACTGGACACAGTCAGGTCGCAG
This genomic interval from Gimesia alba contains the following:
- a CDS encoding glycosyltransferase family 2 protein translates to MSLSIIVIVKNEESSIRDCLASVVWADEIIVLDSGSTDQTVGICKEYTDKVYETDWPGFGPQKNRALEYATKEWVLSIDADERISYDLQTEIKRVIQMPKRYDAYSMPRRSNYCGRYMKHSGWWPDRVVRLFRRGKAHFSDDLVHERIIVEGKTGKLKEPIIHESLLTIEQVLNTMNSYSTAGAKMMAEEHQTAGLCKAILHGLWTFLRTYFFRAGFLDGKEGFMLAISNAEGTYYRYLKLMVINRENQKEV
- a CDS encoding alkaline phosphatase family protein — translated: MVKPLVVINIVGLTHAMLGDQTPHLARLADQGFSKPMGTVLPAVTCSAQSTLLTGLLPRDHGVVANGWYFRELSEVMFWKQSNKLVHGERVYEAAKHIKPDYTTAKMFWWYNMYAPVEWSVTPRPSYPADGRKVFDSYSQPESLKDELQSELGVFPLLKFWGPGADISSSRWIVDASIQVFQDKKPDLTLVYLPHLDYNLQRLGVNDSSINQDIRDIDHEAGRLIQVAQNAGAEVVVLSEYAITDVSKPIHINRILREHGWLQVRKEALGWETLDCGASAAFGVADHQLAHVYIENPHQISDVKSLLEKVDGIEMVLDQSQQVEFGIDHARSGELVVVAAPGAWFTYYFWLDDRVAPDYARTVDIHRKPGYDPVELFIDPQIRFPKLRIARRLAQKKLGFRYYMDLTSLDANLVKGSHGRLPTPGKEETEAPVFISSSKMIERDEIPMTVVKELLLELQFGK
- a CDS encoding BUD32 family EKC/KEOPS complex subunit is translated as MKLSDFHREEHFRFKLFDDSATYTTIRCLKEEDLRSVWLIDIPERGLTTLKRWPISWKLRWKSLFKQSQPQRQISGAWKLLTAGINTPQPVTPVYRAGDFFQLEMPFIEGATVFDLLNSGESYSHAEQCLIARELGEIVRKLASTHLRHRDLKLENVVVKPANQVQQKPTLWLIDPVGIRNCLSPLTAIVYMLDRLAIQPIHERIPLPTSLQIICIRSAVNSIPRRQRKLLFQKLRKQLQSSTRETGPLND
- a CDS encoding glycosyltransferase family 87 protein, with amino-acid sequence MSSFEQKSLFFKSPQVEEASGKIWLKRALILWAVLWIAVSVKFVVQPEKKSVYPCFADSSINWWADHSLYDNETQKTGFRYSPTFALAFSPFAILPATLGGILWSALNIVLLVFALRLLVKEIFPGEWTKFQEACFLTLSLAGCTRAIWSAQSNSLVFALAVFAVVSLKKERWWAAAFLLAAAVHIKLWPAALALLLMARFPRQLSVRFAAAGAILVVPPFLTRPLPVVLQQYQDWYALLTGPYRTLRQAGLRDAYTIAEHFGTYVDDRVYTILQLGLAGLALFWCLRLATIARTPEAYFTGVLMTWVCWQLLAGPGTERLTFLLAAPIASWALIVSLKEHCYPSLAAIAWLMLIPLGTGGVERLLLPVASWSPALLPLGIIPLMAWQIVYLESRAGQSLAIQEIERSDHLQNQDPSWAA
- a CDS encoding glycosyltransferase family 2 protein, with the translated sequence MPGLAVIITTYNWPAALEAVLAGYLSQQRPPDELIVADDGSTQETRTVIDTFRDQAPFPVKHVWHADEGFRAGAIRNRAIQNSEADYIVFTDGDCIPAPWFLQQHQRLADQGWFLSGNRVLLSQHFSQEVLEEKIPIHTWNRLQWFQARRRKQINRLLPLFKIPLGRWYRRRLAKAWEGAKTCNLSAWKEDLLAVNGFDEDYTGWGMEDSDLVLRLIRNGVYHQDARFAAPVFHLWHPENSRDQLEENQRRLQQLIDTDRIQARVGIEQASAG
- a CDS encoding PfkB family carbohydrate kinase yields the protein MSYHLINTIQKLGHPKILVLGDLILDRYTWGNAERISQEAPVILLREDTQEVRLGGAANVANMLIGLESEVTMAGVTGTDMDGTVVRDELIEKGIDCTAIVADASRPTTVKQRFMGRAQQRHPHQILRVDREVNTPLDQTTTDTLLNIILPMIPDHQAILVSDYAKGVCTPKILATVLEEARRVGVPVIVDPCPGREYQIYSGATAITPNRLETSRAVGFEVKSKDDAFRAGKKLCHDLNLEYVFVTLDSDGIALTQSDGTTELLPTRKREVYDITGAGDMVLATIGVGSAAGIAPADLARLANVAGGLEVEQIGVVTISREEMLADLLMGSRVTSEKVLPLEELQRHIQARQKLGQKVVLTNGCFDVMHVGHVSYLEQAAAEGDCLIVAVNSDDSVRTLNKGPDRPIFGQTHRASMLAALEGIDYVIIFDETTPCELIQQLKPDLLVKGGTYEKEEIVGWEIVEAYGGEVKALGVTPGISTTQVLGIIRSNQETESAASSSNSPIEPPKRKAG
- the waaF gene encoding lipopolysaccharide heptosyltransferase II; this encodes MKIAVFLPNWIGDAVMATPALRAIRHQYPDAEIVTIQRPYVADALDGLDLVDRTISLKSGQNLVSRLQLLQQLRRERFDLSILFPNSFRSAWLAFLAGIPRRVGINRDGRGWLLTDAIPARDKQTPHPAIDEYLRIATFLVEEAQTDSEVSLPLSRTMELAVTEADQKRWKAFLDQQSAEFKSRPLICLNPGGAFGAAKHWPTAHFGELAERIANELDRSVLVVCGPAEKTEALQIVEQANHHLVTSLAAEPLHLGLTKAAIQQAELLVTTDSGPRHFAAPFQVPVVTLFGPTHILWSETYYDRGLHLQLDLDCGPCQQRVCPLGHHRCMKDLRADQVFRAVVSLLDQQNKKAA